From Pseudanabaena sp. PCC 6802, one genomic window encodes:
- a CDS encoding PIG-L deacetylase family protein — MINLLNNRHQNPIRQLLCLGAHSDDVEIGCGGTILKLIETYPDISIYWIVFGAADKRQEEALASAHAFLKDVEHKTIVVKGFRDRFFPYIGADIKNFFDQLSKDVQPDLVLTHYRHDLHQDHRVISDLTWNTFRNHLILEYEIPKYDGDMGIPNIFVHLNESICQRKINYLMEYFATQSNKHWFSSDTFLSILRLRGIESNAPDKYAEAFYCRKAVLI; from the coding sequence TGATGATGTTGAAATTGGGTGTGGTGGAACAATTCTCAAACTGATTGAAACTTATCCAGATATCAGTATTTATTGGATCGTTTTTGGTGCCGCCGACAAGCGCCAAGAAGAGGCTTTAGCCAGTGCCCATGCTTTTTTAAAAGACGTAGAACACAAAACTATCGTAGTCAAGGGGTTTCGCGATCGCTTCTTTCCGTACATCGGTGCAGACATCAAAAACTTCTTCGATCAGCTCAGTAAAGATGTCCAACCCGATTTGGTTTTGACTCACTATCGCCACGATCTGCATCAAGATCATAGAGTGATCTCTGACTTAACCTGGAACACGTTTCGCAATCACCTAATATTGGAATATGAGATCCCAAAATATGATGGTGATATGGGCATTCCAAATATTTTTGTCCATCTTAACGAGTCAATTTGCCAGAGAAAAATAAATTACTTGATGGAGTACTTTGCTACTCAGTCAAATAAGCATTGGTTTTCCAGCGATACTTTTCTATCAATCCTTAGACTGCGCGGTATCGAGTCAAATGCTCCTGACAAGTATGCAGAGGCATTTTATTGCCGAAAAGCTGTCTTAATTTGA